A single genomic interval of Pyrus communis chromosome 5, drPyrComm1.1, whole genome shotgun sequence harbors:
- the LOC137735472 gene encoding N-acetylglucosaminyl-phosphatidylinositol biosynthetic protein gpi1-like isoform X1, which translates to MMGRRCRVWWPKQLSLRKPSSSSNFLLGWFVSSSPSSLDVVVAFSYTEFALSGCQSSLQGILRDTNGRMPVLLQDKSMLCVVGQIFKDLIEEDQPHSSSCGCHELSGSVEQCRDNFEGNGYLIQMLCDPKEQVGKDIAWIPKLHHVHWNGKIVSRCDVHLILYETPTYGAHHFSLHPWNLFEQASAPMRKPKWVDELHQKHQLLDLDTVILAINSSATAEIVFERSTGPMTSFVRFSTVYMFLGFIWQLFAISMASLSALFYVILQFLYRLLNFASDSSIYLILVKVFSTSRINIRIRGSQILYWPIFLQDNGMRSLSSVEYAEKAALHKHSVWSSLAVDVLLGNLFGLVLLYHVESACIWILKFSSNITNELLRSGCVWLMGVPAGFKLNNELAEVLGMISLTAIQIWSTIWIFLGSHFLYFIRGLAISGIIFGVTIPAALIIDLIALATLHVSTLHWLISLLYSTQIQALAALWRLFRGRKWNPLRQRLDSYDYTVKQHIVGSLLFTPLLLLLPTTSVFYIFFTIMNTTISLMCILIEVTISFIHATPYIKIFLWLVRPRRFPSGIWFEMVSVWSGGVDSPRDITSPSEKLRTEKDLTGEKSSVVVSFLHSNFLTVGQIVMPHYKKVLSGKPQTLVATAAYGVLTGRRIPSTIGTDLPIFPWMLISYKEYWRLCRDSVLAYYRA; encoded by the exons ATGATGGGAAGGAGATGTAGGGTTTGGTGGCCAAAGCAACTCTCATTGAGGAAACCATCATCATCCTCCAatttcttgcttggttggtTTGTTTCTTCGTCTCCATCTTCTCTTGACGTCGTCGTCGCTTTCTCCTACACCGAATTCGCGCTTTCTGGTTGCCAATCAAGCCTCCAG ggaaTTCTTCGCGACACGAATGGAAGAATGCCTGTGTTGCTACAGGATAAGTCTATGTTGTGTGTAGTGGGTCAAATATTTAAGGACCTGATAGAAGAAGATCAACCTCATTCTTCTTCTTGTGGGTGCCACGAGCTCAGTGGATCAGTAGAACAATGTAGGGATAATTTCGAGGGAAACGGTTATTTGATTCAGATGCTATGTGATCCTAAAGAACAAGTTGGAAAGGACATTGCTTGGATTCCTAAACTGCATCACGTTCACTGGAATGGGAAAATCGTGTCTCGATGTGATGTTCAC CTAATATTATATGAGACTCCTACATATGGTGCCCACCATTTCTCATTACATCCTTGGAATTTGTTTGAGCAAGCGAGTGCGCCTATGAGAAAACCCAAGTGGGTTGATGAACTTCACCAAAAACATCAACTCCTTGATTTG GATACAGTCATTCTGGCAATTAATAGCTCCGCTACTGCTGAAATTGTTTTTGAGAGATCCACGGGTCCCATGACATCTTTTGTGCGCTTTTCTACTGTTTACAT GTTTCTGGGATTCATATGGCAACTATTTGCCATATCTATGGCTTCATTATCTGCGTTGTTCTATGTCATTCTTCAGTTTCTGTATAGGCTTCTGAATTTTGCATCAGACTCATCGATATACCTTATATTAGTAAAGGTATTCAGCACCTCAAGGATAAATATCAGAATCCGGGGTTCTCAGATCTTGTATTGGCCAATCTTTCTTCAAGATAATGGCATGAG GTCGCTATCAAGTGTGGAATACGCGGAGAAAGCTGCATTGCATAAGCATTCCGTGTGGTCAAGTTTAGCTGTTGATGTACTTCTGGGAAACTTGTTTGGTTTGGTACTGTTGTATCATGTAGAATCTGCTTGCATATGGATCTTGAAATTTTCCAGTAACATTACAAATGAGTTATTGCGCTCAGGCTGTGTGTGGTTGATGGGGGTACCTGCAGGTTTTAAGTTAAACAATGAATTGGCAGAAGTTCTTGGGATGATTTCTCTAACTGCTATCCAGATTTGGTCTACCATTTGGATCTTTTTGGGGTCCcactttctttatttcattagaGGACTTGCTATATCAGGAATCATTTTTGGGGTGACTATACCTGCTGCTTTGATAATCGACTTGATTGCACTAGCAACTTTGCATGTGTCTACTCTTCATTGGTTGATATCGCTTTTATATTCAACTCAGATACAGGCATTAGCAGCTCTGTGGCGCCTTTTCAG GGGCCGAAAGTGGAATCCTCTTCGTCAGAGATTAGATAGCTATGACTACACTGTCAAGCAACACATCGTTGGATCTCTTCTGTTCACACCACTTCTACTTCTATTACCGACAACTTCTGTTTTCTACATCTTTTTTACCATTATGAACACAACTATCAGCCTTATGTGTATACTGATTGAAGTCACTATATCTTTTATTCATGCCACACCATATATCAAAATTTTCCTTTGGTTGGTCAGGCCGAGAAGATTTCCATCTGGGATATGGTTTGAAATGGTATCTGTTTGGAGTGGTGGAGTTGATTCTCCTAGGGATATTACTTCACCATCGGAGAAACTGCGGACCGAAAAGGACCTCACTGGAGAAAAATCTTCTGTTGTGGTTTCATTTCTTCATAGTAACTTCTTGACTGTAG GGCAAATCGTCATGCCTCACTACAAAAAGGTTCTTTCTGGGAAACCTCAGACATTGGTTGCCACTGCAGCTTATGGAGTCCTCACTGGCAGACG GATTCCATCTACAATTGGGACTGATCTTCCAATATTTCCGTGGATGCTAATCTCCTACAAAGAGTATTGGCGTCTCTGTCGCGATTCAGTTCTTGCATACTATAGAGCGTGA
- the LOC137735472 gene encoding uncharacterized protein isoform X4 produces the protein MTSFVRFSTVYMFLGFIWQLFAISMASLSALFYVILQFLYRLLNFASDSSIYLILVKVFSTSRINIRIRGSQILYWPIFLQDNGMRSLSSVEYAEKAALHKHSVWSSLAVDVLLGNLFGLVLLYHVESACIWILKFSSNITNELLRSGCVWLMGVPAGFKLNNELAEVLGMISLTAIQIWSTIWIFLGSHFLYFIRGLAISGIIFGVTIPAALIIDLIALATLHVSTLHWLISLLYSTQIQALAALWRLFRGRKWNPLRQRLDSYDYTVKQHIVGSLLFTPLLLLLPTTSVFYIFFTIMNTTISLMCILIEVTISFIHATPYIKIFLWLVRPRRFPSGIWFEMVSVWSGGVDSPRDITSPSEKLRTEKDLTGEKSSVVVSFLHSNFLTVGQIVMPHYKKVLSGKPQTLVATAAYGVLTGRRIPSTIGTDLPIFPWMLISYKEYWRLCRDSVLAYYRA, from the exons ATGACATCTTTTGTGCGCTTTTCTACTGTTTACAT GTTTCTGGGATTCATATGGCAACTATTTGCCATATCTATGGCTTCATTATCTGCGTTGTTCTATGTCATTCTTCAGTTTCTGTATAGGCTTCTGAATTTTGCATCAGACTCATCGATATACCTTATATTAGTAAAGGTATTCAGCACCTCAAGGATAAATATCAGAATCCGGGGTTCTCAGATCTTGTATTGGCCAATCTTTCTTCAAGATAATGGCATGAG GTCGCTATCAAGTGTGGAATACGCGGAGAAAGCTGCATTGCATAAGCATTCCGTGTGGTCAAGTTTAGCTGTTGATGTACTTCTGGGAAACTTGTTTGGTTTGGTACTGTTGTATCATGTAGAATCTGCTTGCATATGGATCTTGAAATTTTCCAGTAACATTACAAATGAGTTATTGCGCTCAGGCTGTGTGTGGTTGATGGGGGTACCTGCAGGTTTTAAGTTAAACAATGAATTGGCAGAAGTTCTTGGGATGATTTCTCTAACTGCTATCCAGATTTGGTCTACCATTTGGATCTTTTTGGGGTCCcactttctttatttcattagaGGACTTGCTATATCAGGAATCATTTTTGGGGTGACTATACCTGCTGCTTTGATAATCGACTTGATTGCACTAGCAACTTTGCATGTGTCTACTCTTCATTGGTTGATATCGCTTTTATATTCAACTCAGATACAGGCATTAGCAGCTCTGTGGCGCCTTTTCAG GGGCCGAAAGTGGAATCCTCTTCGTCAGAGATTAGATAGCTATGACTACACTGTCAAGCAACACATCGTTGGATCTCTTCTGTTCACACCACTTCTACTTCTATTACCGACAACTTCTGTTTTCTACATCTTTTTTACCATTATGAACACAACTATCAGCCTTATGTGTATACTGATTGAAGTCACTATATCTTTTATTCATGCCACACCATATATCAAAATTTTCCTTTGGTTGGTCAGGCCGAGAAGATTTCCATCTGGGATATGGTTTGAAATGGTATCTGTTTGGAGTGGTGGAGTTGATTCTCCTAGGGATATTACTTCACCATCGGAGAAACTGCGGACCGAAAAGGACCTCACTGGAGAAAAATCTTCTGTTGTGGTTTCATTTCTTCATAGTAACTTCTTGACTGTAG GGCAAATCGTCATGCCTCACTACAAAAAGGTTCTTTCTGGGAAACCTCAGACATTGGTTGCCACTGCAGCTTATGGAGTCCTCACTGGCAGACG GATTCCATCTACAATTGGGACTGATCTTCCAATATTTCCGTGGATGCTAATCTCCTACAAAGAGTATTGGCGTCTCTGTCGCGATTCAGTTCTTGCATACTATAGAGCGTGA
- the LOC137735472 gene encoding N-acetylglucosaminyl-phosphatidylinositol biosynthetic protein gpi1-like isoform X2 codes for MGKSCLDVMFTYLILYETPTYGAHHFSLHPWNLFEQASAPMRKPKWVDELHQKHQLLDLDTVILAINSSATAEIVFERSTGPMTSFVRFSTVYMFLGFIWQLFAISMASLSALFYVILQFLYRLLNFASDSSIYLILVKVFSTSRINIRIRGSQILYWPIFLQDNGMRSLSSVEYAEKAALHKHSVWSSLAVDVLLGNLFGLVLLYHVESACIWILKFSSNITNELLRSGCVWLMGVPAGFKLNNELAEVLGMISLTAIQIWSTIWIFLGSHFLYFIRGLAISGIIFGVTIPAALIIDLIALATLHVSTLHWLISLLYSTQIQALAALWRLFRGRKWNPLRQRLDSYDYTVKQHIVGSLLFTPLLLLLPTTSVFYIFFTIMNTTISLMCILIEVTISFIHATPYIKIFLWLVRPRRFPSGIWFEMVSVWSGGVDSPRDITSPSEKLRTEKDLTGEKSSVVVSFLHSNFLTVGQIVMPHYKKVLSGKPQTLVATAAYGVLTGRRIPSTIGTDLPIFPWMLISYKEYWRLCRDSVLAYYRA; via the exons ATGGGAAAATCGTGTCTCGATGTGATGTTCACGTAT CTAATATTATATGAGACTCCTACATATGGTGCCCACCATTTCTCATTACATCCTTGGAATTTGTTTGAGCAAGCGAGTGCGCCTATGAGAAAACCCAAGTGGGTTGATGAACTTCACCAAAAACATCAACTCCTTGATTTG GATACAGTCATTCTGGCAATTAATAGCTCCGCTACTGCTGAAATTGTTTTTGAGAGATCCACGGGTCCCATGACATCTTTTGTGCGCTTTTCTACTGTTTACAT GTTTCTGGGATTCATATGGCAACTATTTGCCATATCTATGGCTTCATTATCTGCGTTGTTCTATGTCATTCTTCAGTTTCTGTATAGGCTTCTGAATTTTGCATCAGACTCATCGATATACCTTATATTAGTAAAGGTATTCAGCACCTCAAGGATAAATATCAGAATCCGGGGTTCTCAGATCTTGTATTGGCCAATCTTTCTTCAAGATAATGGCATGAG GTCGCTATCAAGTGTGGAATACGCGGAGAAAGCTGCATTGCATAAGCATTCCGTGTGGTCAAGTTTAGCTGTTGATGTACTTCTGGGAAACTTGTTTGGTTTGGTACTGTTGTATCATGTAGAATCTGCTTGCATATGGATCTTGAAATTTTCCAGTAACATTACAAATGAGTTATTGCGCTCAGGCTGTGTGTGGTTGATGGGGGTACCTGCAGGTTTTAAGTTAAACAATGAATTGGCAGAAGTTCTTGGGATGATTTCTCTAACTGCTATCCAGATTTGGTCTACCATTTGGATCTTTTTGGGGTCCcactttctttatttcattagaGGACTTGCTATATCAGGAATCATTTTTGGGGTGACTATACCTGCTGCTTTGATAATCGACTTGATTGCACTAGCAACTTTGCATGTGTCTACTCTTCATTGGTTGATATCGCTTTTATATTCAACTCAGATACAGGCATTAGCAGCTCTGTGGCGCCTTTTCAG GGGCCGAAAGTGGAATCCTCTTCGTCAGAGATTAGATAGCTATGACTACACTGTCAAGCAACACATCGTTGGATCTCTTCTGTTCACACCACTTCTACTTCTATTACCGACAACTTCTGTTTTCTACATCTTTTTTACCATTATGAACACAACTATCAGCCTTATGTGTATACTGATTGAAGTCACTATATCTTTTATTCATGCCACACCATATATCAAAATTTTCCTTTGGTTGGTCAGGCCGAGAAGATTTCCATCTGGGATATGGTTTGAAATGGTATCTGTTTGGAGTGGTGGAGTTGATTCTCCTAGGGATATTACTTCACCATCGGAGAAACTGCGGACCGAAAAGGACCTCACTGGAGAAAAATCTTCTGTTGTGGTTTCATTTCTTCATAGTAACTTCTTGACTGTAG GGCAAATCGTCATGCCTCACTACAAAAAGGTTCTTTCTGGGAAACCTCAGACATTGGTTGCCACTGCAGCTTATGGAGTCCTCACTGGCAGACG GATTCCATCTACAATTGGGACTGATCTTCCAATATTTCCGTGGATGCTAATCTCCTACAAAGAGTATTGGCGTCTCTGTCGCGATTCAGTTCTTGCATACTATAGAGCGTGA
- the LOC137735472 gene encoding N-acetylglucosaminyl-phosphatidylinositol biosynthetic protein gpi1-like isoform X3: MMGRRCRVWWPKQLSLRKPSSSSNFLLGWFVSSSPSSLDVVVAFSYTEFALSGCQSSLQGILRDTNGRMPVLLQDKSMLCVVGQIFKDLIEEDQPHSSSCGCHELSGSVEQCRDNFEGNGYLIQMLCDPKEQVGKDIAWIPKLHHVHWNGKIVSRCDVHLILYETPTYGAHHFSLHPWNLFEQASAPMRKPKWVDELHQKHQLLDLDTVILAINSSATAEIVFERSTGPMTSFVRFSTVYMFLGFIWQLFAISMASLSALFYVILQFLYRLLNFASDSSIYLILVKVFSTSRINIRIRGSQILYWPIFLQDNGMRSLSSVEYAEKAALHKHSVWSSLAVDVLLGNLFGLVLLYHVESACIWILKFSSNITNELLRSGCVWLMGVPAGFKLNNELAEVLGMISLTAIQIWSTIWIFLGSHFLYFIRGLAISGIIFGVTIPAALIIDLIALATLHVSTLHWLISLLYSTQIQALAALWRLFRTKHRLCLAT, from the exons ATGATGGGAAGGAGATGTAGGGTTTGGTGGCCAAAGCAACTCTCATTGAGGAAACCATCATCATCCTCCAatttcttgcttggttggtTTGTTTCTTCGTCTCCATCTTCTCTTGACGTCGTCGTCGCTTTCTCCTACACCGAATTCGCGCTTTCTGGTTGCCAATCAAGCCTCCAG ggaaTTCTTCGCGACACGAATGGAAGAATGCCTGTGTTGCTACAGGATAAGTCTATGTTGTGTGTAGTGGGTCAAATATTTAAGGACCTGATAGAAGAAGATCAACCTCATTCTTCTTCTTGTGGGTGCCACGAGCTCAGTGGATCAGTAGAACAATGTAGGGATAATTTCGAGGGAAACGGTTATTTGATTCAGATGCTATGTGATCCTAAAGAACAAGTTGGAAAGGACATTGCTTGGATTCCTAAACTGCATCACGTTCACTGGAATGGGAAAATCGTGTCTCGATGTGATGTTCAC CTAATATTATATGAGACTCCTACATATGGTGCCCACCATTTCTCATTACATCCTTGGAATTTGTTTGAGCAAGCGAGTGCGCCTATGAGAAAACCCAAGTGGGTTGATGAACTTCACCAAAAACATCAACTCCTTGATTTG GATACAGTCATTCTGGCAATTAATAGCTCCGCTACTGCTGAAATTGTTTTTGAGAGATCCACGGGTCCCATGACATCTTTTGTGCGCTTTTCTACTGTTTACAT GTTTCTGGGATTCATATGGCAACTATTTGCCATATCTATGGCTTCATTATCTGCGTTGTTCTATGTCATTCTTCAGTTTCTGTATAGGCTTCTGAATTTTGCATCAGACTCATCGATATACCTTATATTAGTAAAGGTATTCAGCACCTCAAGGATAAATATCAGAATCCGGGGTTCTCAGATCTTGTATTGGCCAATCTTTCTTCAAGATAATGGCATGAG GTCGCTATCAAGTGTGGAATACGCGGAGAAAGCTGCATTGCATAAGCATTCCGTGTGGTCAAGTTTAGCTGTTGATGTACTTCTGGGAAACTTGTTTGGTTTGGTACTGTTGTATCATGTAGAATCTGCTTGCATATGGATCTTGAAATTTTCCAGTAACATTACAAATGAGTTATTGCGCTCAGGCTGTGTGTGGTTGATGGGGGTACCTGCAGGTTTTAAGTTAAACAATGAATTGGCAGAAGTTCTTGGGATGATTTCTCTAACTGCTATCCAGATTTGGTCTACCATTTGGATCTTTTTGGGGTCCcactttctttatttcattagaGGACTTGCTATATCAGGAATCATTTTTGGGGTGACTATACCTGCTGCTTTGATAATCGACTTGATTGCACTAGCAACTTTGCATGTGTCTACTCTTCATTGGTTGATATCGCTTTTATATTCAACTCAGATACAGGCATTAGCAGCTCTGTGGCGCCTTTTCAG GACAAAACATCGACTCTGTCTGGCAACGTGA